One Acinetobacter colistiniresistens DNA segment encodes these proteins:
- the mrcB gene encoding penicillin-binding protein 1B, whose protein sequence is MKFERGIGFLALIFSMLVIGVFVAFSIYLISLDNIIRDKFEGQRWDIPAKVFARPLEIYSNAQITQENFTQELKLLGYKNTANYDKSGSYVVQGNKMFVHTRGFDYGDSTEPEQVLELAFTDGQVSEIRSTKPSNTGIARLEPLLIGGIYPQHNEDRVLIKLNKVPKTLIEALISTEDRNFYHHHGISIRGTARALVSNATGGRRQGGSTLTQQLVKNFYLSPEKTLKRKVNEALMSLLIELHYSKDEILEAYLNEVNLGQNGSYSINGYGLASQFYFGLPLRELNVSQQAFLVGLVQGPSLYNPWRNPESAKKRRDVVLNNMMVMGYLTEAEYQDEIARPLNVVSKPTLGPAKFPDFLDIVRRQLRTEYQESDITNQGLRIFTTLDPIAQTQVQNAFKNTVDRLAKANPGRLKNLQGAVLVAHPENGELVAAVGSTQDFTGFNRALDAKRQVGSLLKPIIYLNAIESGRYTWASPIEDSAVNIPIDGDKSWTPKNYSGGEHGVVPMQQALANSYNLSTVRLANEFGLSAFTNKLRQFGVSSDIPAYPSIYLGAVNMSPMEVLSIYGNFATGGFKYPPRSIRTVVDAKGHLLDRYGLNVQQTIDPAAAYIINYGLQQVMRSGTGRSAYNSLPESLNLAGKSGTTNDTRDSWFAGYSGNHVAVVWLGLDDNKVTGLTGSSGALPVWINVMRQLRQEPVNLRQTDNVQWQWIDSATGDLSAQGCDGAMYIPLLRQTVPRRATLCGQSHYEVEPTYIPQNNETPVEDHQDGISNYIRESENQMDTDLSNRQPSRVISSGSYSGDN, encoded by the coding sequence ATGAAGTTTGAACGTGGTATTGGTTTTCTAGCACTCATTTTTTCAATGTTAGTGATAGGTGTCTTTGTTGCTTTTAGTATCTATCTGATCAGCTTAGATAATATTATTCGTGACAAGTTTGAAGGTCAGCGTTGGGACATCCCTGCCAAGGTGTTTGCTCGCCCATTAGAAATCTATTCTAATGCCCAGATTACTCAAGAGAATTTTACTCAAGAGTTAAAATTATTGGGTTATAAAAACACAGCGAATTACGATAAGTCAGGCAGCTATGTAGTACAAGGCAATAAAATGTTTGTGCATACTCGTGGCTTTGACTATGGTGACAGTACTGAGCCTGAACAGGTACTTGAACTTGCCTTTACCGATGGTCAGGTGAGTGAGATTCGCTCAACCAAACCCTCAAATACAGGCATTGCACGTTTAGAACCTTTATTAATTGGCGGTATTTATCCTCAACATAATGAAGACCGTGTGCTCATTAAGCTGAATAAAGTACCCAAAACCTTAATTGAAGCGTTAATTTCAACCGAAGACCGTAACTTCTATCACCACCACGGTATTTCAATCCGCGGCACAGCCCGTGCCTTGGTGAGTAATGCGACAGGTGGCCGCCGCCAAGGTGGTTCAACCTTAACGCAACAGTTGGTCAAGAATTTCTATCTCTCTCCAGAGAAAACACTGAAACGTAAAGTCAATGAAGCACTAATGTCTCTATTGATTGAATTACATTACAGTAAAGATGAAATTCTGGAAGCTTACTTGAATGAAGTGAACCTTGGTCAAAATGGTAGTTACTCGATCAATGGTTATGGTTTAGCATCACAGTTTTACTTTGGCCTGCCTTTGCGTGAGCTAAACGTCTCACAGCAAGCCTTTTTGGTTGGCCTCGTCCAAGGTCCATCCTTATACAATCCTTGGCGCAACCCTGAGTCAGCCAAGAAACGACGAGATGTTGTGTTAAACAACATGATGGTGATGGGTTACTTAACCGAAGCTGAATATCAGGATGAAATTGCCCGCCCATTAAATGTGGTGAGTAAACCGACTTTGGGCCCTGCAAAGTTCCCAGATTTCCTTGATATCGTGCGTCGTCAACTCCGTACGGAATATCAAGAAAGCGACATTACCAATCAAGGCCTAAGAATTTTTACGACGCTGGATCCAATTGCGCAGACCCAAGTTCAAAATGCCTTTAAGAATACCGTTGATCGTTTAGCCAAAGCCAATCCCGGCCGTTTGAAAAACTTGCAAGGTGCTGTACTGGTTGCACATCCAGAAAACGGTGAATTAGTTGCAGCAGTAGGTTCAACCCAAGACTTTACAGGCTTTAACCGTGCACTCGATGCCAAACGTCAAGTCGGCTCATTATTAAAACCAATTATTTATTTAAATGCGATTGAGTCTGGTCGTTATACCTGGGCAAGCCCAATCGAAGATAGTGCAGTGAATATTCCAATTGATGGGGATAAGAGCTGGACACCGAAAAACTATAGTGGCGGCGAGCATGGTGTAGTACCGATGCAACAAGCATTGGCCAACTCTTATAACCTCTCTACTGTGCGTTTGGCCAATGAGTTTGGCTTGTCTGCATTTACCAATAAATTAAGACAATTTGGCGTCAGTTCTGATATTCCGGCCTACCCTTCTATTTACCTCGGTGCAGTGAACATGTCACCAATGGAAGTATTAAGCATTTACGGAAATTTTGCGACAGGTGGCTTTAAATACCCTCCACGCTCGATTCGTACAGTCGTCGACGCAAAAGGACATCTACTCGATCGTTATGGCCTAAATGTGCAGCAGACCATAGATCCTGCTGCAGCTTATATTATCAACTACGGTTTACAGCAAGTGATGCGCTCTGGTACAGGCCGCTCTGCTTATAATAGTCTGCCAGAATCGCTTAATCTGGCGGGTAAATCAGGAACCACCAATGACACGCGTGACTCTTGGTTTGCGGGTTATTCCGGAAACCATGTGGCGGTTGTCTGGTTAGGTCTAGACGACAATAAAGTAACAGGCTTAACAGGTTCCTCAGGTGCATTACCAGTCTGGATCAATGTGATGCGCCAGTTACGTCAGGAACCTGTCAATCTGCGTCAAACCGACAATGTGCAATGGCAATGGATTGATAGTGCAACAGGCGACTTATCTGCTCAAGGCTGTGATGGCGCCATGTATATTCCATTACTGCGTCAAACCGTACCGCGTCGTGCAACCCTGTGTGGCCAGTCTCATTATGAGGTAGAACCCACCTATATTCCTCAGAATAATGAAACCCCTGTGGAGGATCATCAGGACGGGATCAGTAATTACATTCGTGAAAGTGAAAACCAAATGGATACAGATTTATCCAATCGCCAGCCAAGCCGTGTGATCTCTAGCGGCAGCTATAGCGGTGACAACTAA
- a CDS encoding thiamine phosphate synthase — MAKATVDVAIAILLHKSKVLVGWRQANQHQGNKHEFPGGKVELGETPEQACRREIFEEVGIGLKDWHVFDRICHEYDDIIVNLHLFHAYVPDGLLNLIHQPWAWYRRDELVNLNFPKANAAILKRLSWPHLIQISDQLNQMSQHNTLLYWRTALEDQAQIDSQLQILTDEQYSRLIVNYALWQQLSSDLQAKIQTIHLKQSQLMQLNKAELVVGKRLIAACHDAVALQHAHQIGCDAVFLSPVNATTTHPEAQGLGWEGFAELAQGCDIPVFALGGVAPADLEQAQKHHAYGLAGIRQFKL; from the coding sequence ATGGCCAAAGCTACGGTTGATGTTGCGATCGCAATTCTATTACATAAAAGCAAAGTATTGGTGGGCTGGAGACAAGCCAATCAACATCAAGGCAATAAACATGAATTTCCAGGCGGAAAAGTTGAATTGGGGGAGACGCCTGAACAGGCCTGCCGCCGTGAAATTTTTGAAGAAGTAGGGATTGGACTAAAAGACTGGCATGTATTTGATCGGATTTGTCACGAATATGATGACATCATTGTCAATTTACATTTATTCCATGCCTATGTACCTGATGGGTTACTTAATCTCATCCATCAGCCTTGGGCATGGTATCGCCGTGATGAGTTGGTAAATTTAAATTTTCCCAAAGCCAATGCCGCAATTTTAAAACGTTTAAGCTGGCCACATCTGATTCAAATCAGTGATCAGCTCAATCAGATGTCACAACACAACACCTTGCTCTATTGGCGGACTGCTTTAGAGGATCAAGCTCAGATTGATTCACAATTGCAGATTTTAACTGATGAACAATATTCACGCTTGATTGTGAATTACGCACTTTGGCAGCAATTGAGCAGTGATCTGCAAGCAAAAATTCAAACTATTCACCTCAAACAATCCCAGTTGATGCAGTTGAACAAAGCTGAATTGGTGGTAGGGAAACGTTTGATTGCGGCATGTCATGATGCTGTGGCCTTGCAGCATGCCCATCAGATTGGCTGTGATGCGGTGTTTCTCAGTCCTGTAAATGCGACAACAACACATCCTGAAGCACAGGGCTTAGGCTGGGAGGGTTTTGCTGAATTGGCACAAGGCTGTGATATTCCTGTATTTGCCTTAGGAGGGGTTGCTCCTGCAGATTTAGAACAAGCCCAAAAACATCATGCTTATGGGCTTGCAGGGATTCGTCAGTTCAAACTTTAA
- the hemP gene encoding hemin uptake protein HemP yields MNAPFSLFTRSTDAAQSLPMLHSNNLFALGREIRIMHAGEEYRLRLTRNNRLILTK; encoded by the coding sequence ATGAACGCACCATTTAGCCTTTTCACTCGTAGTACTGATGCAGCTCAATCTTTACCAATGTTGCATTCAAATAACCTTTTTGCCCTAGGCCGAGAAATTCGGATTATGCATGCTGGTGAGGAGTACCGCTTACGTTTAACCCGCAACAATCGCCTGATTTTAACAAAGTAA
- a CDS encoding GspE/PulE family protein: MQAQAKFANFSFTVDVTWCLEQLLKDGRITERDKLLIQTTHRQKDQLKWHPLQWIANFNLKDQLNVGSTLALNRLCQWLAEKADIPLFVIDPLKADVAALTSVMSQEFAVRNHILAVEVQPDRILIGTDQPFTTEWLNNLERSLAPKKIEKVLLNPEQLQRYLIEYYQVSRAVSSSQNASLYDRENKGVEALLQLGDTQNPDANDQHIVKLVDWVLQFAFEQGASDIHLEPRKDKGKVRFRIDGVLHTIYNMPANTLTAVISRIKILGRMNVAEKRKPQDGRLKTRTPKGQETELRLSTLPTAFGEKLVMRIFDPEVLVRSFQQLGFEGHLLQSWQQLTQHSHGIILVTGPTGSGKTTTLYSSLKQLATEQVNVCTIEDPIEMLEPSFNQMQVNPNIELGFADGVRALMRQDPDIIMVGEIRDHDTANMAIQAALTGHLVLSTLHTNDAPSSLTRLHDLGIQPFLTAATILGVLAQRLVRRLCPSCKQAGPMNEQQWEHLTFDYMMDMPTTMYNAVGCEACRHTGYKGRVGIYEFMPVSLELKSLISAHGTLNDLKAQAKKEGIEPLRIAGARKVLEGVTTLEEVLRVVPLS; the protein is encoded by the coding sequence ATGCAAGCTCAGGCAAAATTTGCAAATTTTTCATTTACGGTTGATGTGACGTGGTGCTTGGAGCAACTACTGAAAGACGGTCGGATTACTGAACGGGATAAGTTACTCATCCAAACCACACATCGTCAAAAAGATCAGTTGAAATGGCATCCCTTACAGTGGATAGCCAATTTCAATTTAAAGGATCAACTCAATGTAGGTTCTACCTTAGCGTTGAATCGTTTATGTCAATGGTTGGCTGAAAAAGCCGATATTCCTTTATTTGTGATTGATCCGTTAAAAGCAGATGTGGCGGCTTTAACCAGTGTGATGTCACAAGAGTTTGCGGTACGAAACCATATTTTAGCAGTTGAAGTACAGCCTGACCGCATTCTAATTGGAACGGATCAGCCTTTTACGACAGAGTGGCTCAATAATCTAGAACGTAGCCTAGCACCCAAGAAAATTGAGAAAGTTCTGCTCAACCCAGAACAACTACAACGTTATCTTATTGAATATTATCAAGTCAGTCGGGCAGTGAGTTCATCGCAAAATGCCAGTCTTTATGATCGGGAAAATAAAGGTGTTGAGGCCTTACTGCAGTTAGGCGATACCCAGAACCCCGATGCTAATGACCAACATATTGTCAAACTGGTAGATTGGGTGCTGCAATTTGCCTTTGAGCAAGGCGCCAGTGATATTCACTTAGAGCCGCGTAAAGATAAAGGTAAGGTGCGTTTCCGTATTGATGGAGTGTTGCATACCATCTATAACATGCCTGCCAATACGCTTACTGCAGTGATTTCCCGGATTAAAATCTTGGGTCGAATGAATGTTGCAGAAAAGCGGAAACCACAGGATGGACGCCTAAAAACGCGAACACCAAAAGGACAAGAGACTGAATTACGTCTTTCAACGTTGCCAACGGCCTTTGGCGAAAAACTGGTGATGCGTATCTTTGATCCAGAAGTATTAGTGCGTAGTTTCCAGCAGTTGGGTTTTGAAGGGCATTTATTGCAGAGTTGGCAGCAACTGACTCAGCATAGTCATGGCATTATCTTGGTAACCGGACCAACGGGCTCGGGTAAAACCACCACGCTATATTCGTCTTTAAAACAATTGGCAACCGAGCAGGTCAATGTCTGTACCATCGAAGATCCGATTGAAATGTTAGAGCCCAGCTTTAACCAAATGCAGGTTAATCCCAATATTGAATTAGGTTTTGCTGATGGTGTGCGCGCATTAATGCGTCAAGACCCTGATATTATCATGGTGGGTGAGATTCGCGACCATGATACCGCAAATATGGCGATTCAAGCGGCATTAACTGGCCATCTGGTACTTTCCACTTTACATACCAATGATGCTCCTTCTAGTTTGACGCGTTTACATGATCTCGGTATCCAGCCGTTCCTCACCGCAGCTACTATTTTAGGGGTTTTGGCTCAGCGTTTAGTTCGAAGACTGTGCCCAAGCTGTAAGCAAGCAGGGCCGATGAATGAACAACAATGGGAACATTTAACCTTTGACTATATGATGGATATGCCGACGACCATGTATAACGCAGTAGGGTGTGAAGCATGTCGCCATACGGGTTATAAAGGCCGTGTTGGGATTTATGAGTTTATGCCAGTCAGCTTAGAACTCAAGTCATTGATTAGTGCGCATGGTACATTGAATGATTTAAAGGCACAGGCCAAAAAAGAAGGCATCGAACCTTTACGTATAGCTGGTGCGCGTAAAGTACTAGAGGGTGTAACCACGCTTGAAGAAGTTCTGCGTGTGGTGCCGTTGAGCTGA
- the tsaA gene encoding tRNA (N6-threonylcarbamoyladenosine(37)-N6)-methyltransferase TrmO has protein sequence MPIIGHMHSPYREKFGIPRQPNLVQVESYIEMAEPYNDILAFEGIEDFSHLWLLWQFHENKNQDNALNQMSKFRPQVRPPRLGGNQKIGVFATRSMYRPSPIGLSVVRFLRVEKQGKAVRVYVMGSDLLHGTPIFDIKPYIQYSDAIENSISGYAQQEPIRKKVLWTETAQSQQQQLLGQRILDKKIFDELEQVLSLDPRPAYQDDAERVYGMCFSELNIRFTVDDRHVTVVSVEQS, from the coding sequence ATGCCGATCATCGGTCATATGCATTCTCCTTATCGTGAGAAATTTGGTATTCCACGACAACCAAATCTCGTGCAAGTCGAGTCCTATATAGAGATGGCGGAACCCTATAACGATATTTTAGCCTTTGAGGGAATCGAAGATTTTAGCCATTTGTGGCTGCTGTGGCAGTTTCATGAAAATAAAAATCAAGATAACGCTTTGAATCAAATGTCTAAATTTCGTCCGCAGGTACGCCCGCCACGGCTAGGCGGCAATCAGAAAATTGGAGTTTTTGCCACACGGAGTATGTATCGTCCATCTCCAATCGGTTTGTCGGTGGTGCGTTTTTTACGGGTTGAAAAGCAGGGGAAAGCTGTGCGCGTCTATGTGATGGGGAGTGATTTACTACATGGCACACCGATTTTCGACATCAAACCGTATATCCAATATTCTGATGCCATTGAGAACTCGATAAGTGGTTATGCGCAACAAGAACCCATTCGAAAAAAAGTACTCTGGACAGAAACTGCACAGTCGCAACAACAGCAGTTACTGGGGCAGAGGATTTTAGATAAAAAGATATTCGATGAGCTGGAACAAGTGTTATCTTTAGATCCACGGCCGGCTTATCAAGATGATGCTGAACGGGTCTATGGTATGTGTTTTTCAGAACTGAATATTCGTTTTACAGTTGATGATAGGCATGTCACGGTAGTCAGTGTAGAGCAAAGTTAA
- a CDS encoding ferredoxin--NADP reductase encodes MAAFNVERITHVHHWNDTLFSFKTTRDTSLRFKNGQFVMIGLEVNGKPLMRAYSIASANYEEELEFFSIKVQDGPLTSILQKVQVGDEILISKKPTGTLVHDDLLPGKNLYLLSSGTGLAPFLALLRDPETYEKFEKVIMVHGTRYVSELAYQDLILNELPNHEFFEELGIKDKLIYYPTVTREPFHTQGRVTTAIESGELFEKIGLPRFNRETDRAMLCGSPAFLKDVAALLDQHGLVESPRMGVMGDYVIERAFVEK; translated from the coding sequence ATGGCTGCTTTTAACGTTGAACGCATTACTCATGTTCACCACTGGAATGACACACTTTTCAGTTTTAAAACTACACGCGATACCAGCTTACGTTTTAAAAATGGTCAGTTTGTGATGATCGGTCTTGAAGTAAATGGTAAGCCTTTGATGCGTGCTTATTCGATCGCGAGTGCGAATTATGAAGAGGAACTCGAATTCTTCTCAATTAAAGTACAAGACGGTCCATTAACTTCTATCTTACAAAAAGTACAAGTGGGCGACGAAATTCTTATTTCTAAAAAGCCGACAGGCACTTTAGTTCATGATGACCTATTACCAGGCAAAAACTTATACCTTTTATCTTCTGGTACTGGACTTGCTCCATTCCTTGCACTGCTTCGTGATCCAGAAACTTACGAAAAATTTGAAAAAGTAATTATGGTTCACGGTACACGTTATGTATCAGAACTTGCATATCAGGATTTAATCCTAAATGAACTCCCGAACCACGAGTTCTTCGAAGAATTAGGTATCAAAGACAAACTGATTTACTATCCAACAGTGACACGTGAACCATTCCATACTCAAGGTCGTGTAACCACTGCAATTGAGTCTGGTGAACTATTTGAAAAAATTGGTTTACCACGTTTCAACCGTGAAACTGACCGTGCCATGCTTTGTGGTAGCCCTGCCTTCCTGAAAGATGTTGCAGCGTTACTTGATCAACATGGTCTGGTTGAATCACCGCGCATGGGCGTGATGGGTGATTATGTAATCGAACGTGCATTTGTTGAAAAATAA
- a CDS encoding TetR/AcrR family transcriptional regulator yields the protein MSKKEDIIVTALDLFNRHNYSSVGVDRIISESGVAKMTFYKYFPSKENLIEECLSRRNKSIQVAIEHEISLIAEGDYLGKIKAVYFWHLAWFNTDDFHGCMFQKASLEILQQYPSIIGPIVEYREWLMALIEDLFEKAKVFQPHVLTAMYINILDGMTAYAKVNKDRAKIEECWYYIERLIHLEAA from the coding sequence ATGTCAAAAAAAGAAGATATCATTGTAACGGCTCTAGATCTTTTTAACCGTCATAACTACAGCTCTGTAGGTGTGGACCGAATTATCAGTGAGTCTGGCGTTGCCAAAATGACTTTCTACAAATATTTTCCTTCTAAGGAAAATTTGATTGAAGAATGCCTTTCTCGTAGGAATAAAAGTATTCAAGTCGCCATTGAACACGAAATCAGTTTAATAGCAGAAGGTGATTATTTGGGGAAAATCAAAGCCGTTTATTTTTGGCATTTGGCTTGGTTTAATACAGATGATTTTCATGGTTGTATGTTTCAGAAAGCCTCTTTAGAAATACTACAACAGTATCCTTCAATTATTGGGCCGATTGTTGAATATCGTGAGTGGTTAATGGCGCTGATCGAAGATTTATTTGAAAAGGCGAAGGTGTTTCAACCACATGTATTAACCGCGATGTATATCAATATACTTGATGGTATGACTGCATATGCGAAAGTGAACAAGGATCGCGCTAAAATTGAAGAGTGCTGGTATTATATTGAGCGTTTAATTCATTTGGAAGCTGCTTAA